DNA sequence from the Prolixibacter sp. SD074 genome:
TTTCAGTGTCGCCGCGGAGTACGACGATGGGAGAAATTTCATGGCCCAAACCGCGCAAACAGATTTAACGACACAATTCCTGAATGCTCAAATCGACTGGAAAGCATTGTTGAAAAAGGAAATGCAGGTGCGGTGGATTTTCAACGCCAATGTCAATCTCCTGTCCGGGAAAACCAATAATATTTTGTACGGATACCAAAATCTTGAAAAACTGACAGCACACGGTTCGGTAAGCCATTCCTTCTTTACAGGACAAAAAGGAAGAATTGAAACCGAGTTGACCGTTTCATGGGAAGCCGATTTGGGAAGCACACAAAATATTGCTCCGGCGTCAGTATTTATTCCGGAATCATCTGAAATAACAGTCCCGGTTGTTCAGCATAATTTCCGCTATCTTTCCGCCGGGAATGTGAACCTTTTCTCTCAAATCACCTGGTATCCTGGATGGAAACCCGCGCCAAATGCTTATATTCGCTTAGCAGGCGGAGCAAACAGATTCACAGCAATGGAGGAAACTAACAGTTTTGCAGAGATAGGTTTGGGCAGCTATTTTTAATACAACCGGCATGGAGAATATCATTGTGTGTAAAAACCTGACGCATCATTACGGAGCGAAACCGGTTTTCGAAAACCTGAATTTCAACGTGCCTGCCGGAAGTATTTTGGGTTTGTTGGGGAAGAACGGAACCGGCAAAACCACGACCATCAATATTTTGAATGGTTTTCTTCAACCGACCGGAGGCCAGTGTTACATTTTTGGCGAAGATTCGCAACATCTTTCTCCTGGTACAAAGGCTCGAATCGGTTATCTGGTGGAAGGGCACATTCAATATGGCTTCATGACCATCGCCGAAATCGAGCGATACTATTCTGCTTATTATCCCGGATGGAAAAAAGAGCCTTACTACGAGCTTATGGCGAAATTGGATGTGGCTCCCAATCAAAAGATTTCGGCCATGTCAACCGGACAGCGTTCGCAGGTGGCACTAGGGCTCATTCTGGCACAAGATCCGGAATTATTGATTTTGGACGATTTCAGCATGGGCCTCGATCCCGGCTATCGCAGACTATTTATTGATTATCTGCTTGAATATGCCCGGACCGGAAATAAAACCGTTTTCACCACTTCGCATATTATTCAGGATATGGAGCAATTGATCGACGATGTATTGATTCTGGATGCCAAACAGGTAGTGGCACAACAACCACTCAACGATTTTATGCAGTGTTTTCGCAAGTTTACGTTTACAACAAATACAAAAGTGGAGGACTGGAGTAATGCCCCGGCAGTGAATGTGGAACAACTGAACCAGTATTATGTAGAGCTTTATACCTGGTCTGAGGAAATTGAAGTGAAAGCCTTTTTGGACAAAAATGGAATTTTAACGGAAAATTTTTCACGGGGAAACATGAATCTGGAGGATGCTTTCATTGGCCTAACCGGAAAATATTAATTGATAAAACTTCAGGATGCTTAAAGCATTGTTTATAAAGGAATGGATAAAAATACGCTGGATTCTGATTGGATTCTTTGTGGGTTCCCTTTTTTCAGCTGCCAAATTGATACTGGATATCCACCACCAGGTTGAGCTGATGGGAGCCGCGAACTTATGGGACATCTTGCTTTTCAATAACTTTAATCCTTACCGCTGGATGAAATATCTACCGCTCGTTACGGGGATAGCCATCGCTTTAGCACAGTTCATTCCCGAAATTCAGCAAAAACGCATCAAGCTAACGTTCCATCTTCCGGTTAACGAAAACCGGGTATTACTACAAATCACCCTAACAGGCAGCCTGTTCTTGCTGATTATTTTCCTATCGGAATTATTAATCGCAC
Encoded proteins:
- a CDS encoding ABC transporter ATP-binding protein, giving the protein MENIIVCKNLTHHYGAKPVFENLNFNVPAGSILGLLGKNGTGKTTTINILNGFLQPTGGQCYIFGEDSQHLSPGTKARIGYLVEGHIQYGFMTIAEIERYYSAYYPGWKKEPYYELMAKLDVAPNQKISAMSTGQRSQVALGLILAQDPELLILDDFSMGLDPGYRRLFIDYLLEYARTGNKTVFTTSHIIQDMEQLIDDVLILDAKQVVAQQPLNDFMQCFRKFTFTTNTKVEDWSNAPAVNVEQLNQYYVELYTWSEEIEVKAFLDKNGILTENFSRGNMNLEDAFIGLTGKY